One genomic segment of Trichococcus shcherbakoviae includes these proteins:
- the ilvD gene encoding dihydroxy-acid dehydratase, with amino-acid sequence MRSDKIKKGIDKAPHRSLLRATGQIREEGDMDKPFIAVCNSYTDIVPGHVHLRELGDIAKEAIREAGGIPFEFNTIGVDDGIAMGHIGMRYSLPSREIIADAAETVINAHWFDGVFYIPNCDKITPGMLLAAVRTNVPAIFCSGGPMKAGLSATGQALTLSSMFEAVGTFKEGNMTEEEFFDMEANACPTCGSCAGMFTANSMNCLMEVLGLALPYNGTALAVSDERRELIREAAFKLMDLVKKDIKPRDIITAEAIDDAFALDMAMGGSTNTVLHTLALAKEAGIDYDMNRINEIAETTPYLSKIAPSSVYSMHDVHEAGGVPAIMNELIKHGNLHPDRITVTSKTIRENVANHEIKNEEVIHKYENAYSPVGGLSILNGNIAPFGGVIKVGGVDADIKKFVGKAICFSSHDEAVEAIDNRTVKKGHVVVIRYEGPKGGPGMPEMLAPTSSIVGRGLGRDVALITDGRFSGATRGIAIGHISPEAASGGPIGLIEDGDEIVIDLEHRTINVSVADEVLEERKKKQTRFMPKVKTGWLARYAALVTSANTGGVLKTPEELFAEYE; translated from the coding sequence ATGCGTAGTGATAAAATCAAAAAGGGAATAGATAAAGCGCCACATCGTTCCTTGTTGCGAGCGACCGGACAAATCAGGGAAGAAGGGGACATGGACAAACCGTTCATAGCTGTCTGCAATTCCTATACAGATATCGTGCCTGGTCACGTGCATTTGAGAGAATTGGGTGATATCGCCAAAGAAGCGATCCGTGAAGCCGGCGGGATTCCTTTTGAATTCAACACTATCGGTGTCGACGACGGGATCGCGATGGGACACATCGGGATGCGCTACTCATTGCCATCACGCGAAATCATTGCCGATGCCGCTGAAACGGTCATCAATGCACATTGGTTCGACGGTGTTTTCTACATCCCGAACTGCGATAAGATTACTCCGGGTATGCTTTTGGCGGCTGTCCGCACCAATGTTCCGGCGATTTTCTGCTCTGGCGGCCCGATGAAGGCTGGACTTTCAGCTACCGGACAGGCTTTGACACTGTCATCCATGTTTGAAGCGGTCGGCACTTTCAAAGAAGGCAACATGACCGAGGAAGAATTCTTCGATATGGAAGCCAACGCTTGCCCAACATGCGGTTCTTGTGCGGGGATGTTCACCGCCAACTCGATGAACTGTTTGATGGAAGTATTGGGATTGGCATTGCCATACAACGGTACTGCTTTGGCAGTCAGTGACGAGAGAAGAGAACTGATCCGCGAAGCGGCTTTCAAATTGATGGACTTAGTCAAAAAAGACATCAAACCGCGTGACATCATCACTGCTGAAGCAATCGATGATGCCTTCGCCTTGGATATGGCGATGGGTGGCTCGACGAATACAGTGCTGCATACATTGGCTTTGGCGAAAGAAGCGGGAATCGATTATGACATGAACCGCATCAACGAGATCGCGGAAACAACCCCGTACCTATCAAAAATCGCACCATCATCTGTTTACTCCATGCATGATGTGCATGAGGCGGGTGGTGTGCCGGCGATCATGAATGAATTGATTAAACACGGCAACCTGCATCCGGACCGTATCACTGTAACCAGCAAAACGATCCGCGAAAATGTTGCGAACCATGAAATCAAGAACGAAGAAGTCATCCATAAATACGAGAATGCCTATTCTCCAGTCGGTGGCTTGTCCATCCTGAACGGCAATATCGCTCCTTTCGGCGGCGTCATCAAAGTAGGCGGCGTGGATGCCGACATAAAAAAATTCGTCGGAAAAGCGATCTGCTTCAGCAGCCATGATGAAGCGGTGGAAGCAATAGATAACCGTACAGTCAAAAAAGGACATGTTGTCGTCATCCGTTATGAGGGCCCTAAAGGCGGACCTGGAATGCCGGAAATGTTGGCTCCAACTTCTTCCATCGTGGGACGCGGCTTAGGCCGCGATGTTGCACTGATCACTGACGGCCGTTTCTCCGGTGCCACACGCGGTATCGCGATCGGACACATCTCTCCGGAAGCTGCTTCAGGCGGCCCAATCGGCTTGATTGAAGATGGCGATGAAATCGTCATCGATTTGGAGCACCGCACAATCAACGTAAGTGTCGCTGATGAAGTGTTGGAAGAGAGAAAGAAAAAACAAACACGCTTCATGCCTAAAGTGAAGACAGGTTGGTTGGCACGTTACGCCGCGTTGGTTACATCAGCCAATACCGGTGGCGTTCTGAAGACGCCAGAAGAATTATTTGCAGAATACGAATAA